The genomic DNA AAAATATAAAGATAAAATTATATTTGAAAATATATCATTCTCTGTAAACGAAGGAGAATCTGTTGCTATACTTGGAAAAAATGGCGCTGGAAAAACAACGCTTGTTGAAATTATTGCTCAAATGGCAAAACCAAGTAAAGGAGAAGCTGTTATAAATATAGATAACAATCTTAAACAAGAGATAGGAATACAATTTCAAGAAGGTAATTGACCTTCTGGTCTATGCGCGAAAGATATAATAGATTTTTATTTAACTGTATTTGATAATTTTAATAAAGAGAACTTTGAAAAGCTAAATCATACATTTGAGATTATGGAATTTTACAAAACTCCTTTGAGTAAACTTTCTGGTGGTCAAAAACAAAGATTTAATGCTTTATTATCTGTTATAAATGATCCTAAATTAATCATTTTAGACGAACTTACAACAGGTTTGGATATGGAATTGCAATTTAAAATCTTAAGTTATTTTCAAGAGAAAATAAAAGATAAAAAAACATTAATAATAGTTTCTCATCATCCAGAAGAAGTAGAAAGATTATGTAATAGGATAATTATTATTGATAATAAAAAAATTTTAATGGATAAAAAAATAGATCAAGTTACAAAAGAATTCAAAAGTGTAAGAAATTTAATGGAAAAATTTTATAAGGGTGATTTTGATGAAAAATAAAACAGATAATCAAAAAAATTATAAAGTTATATTTAAGCATAAAAAAAAGCTTTTAGTATTTAAGCAATTATTCAAACTAATTGCTAAAGCATTTTTTAAAAATGTAAGGGGTCCATTATTCTCTTATGTGATACCAATTTTTTTTACAACTATTTTTTATTTTTTATTTTCCGGACAAATAACAACAAATAAAGGAAGTGCAATTCTCGGTTATATTGCATTACCTTGTTTAACAATATTAACTTCATTATCAGCTTCAATTGTGGAATGAAAAAACTCAGTTTTTCTAAAAAGAATTGATACAACTGGAATAAGTAAAAAGAATTTTATATTTTGTATATGATCATTTTATTTTTTAGTTAGTTGATCTGGTGTATTTCTAGAAATTTTAGCAGGACTAGCTATTGGAAGAAATGATGTTATCGAATTATACAAAAATTTAGATTGAGGATATTTTATCTTAGCGATTAGTTTGATAACATTAATGGCTATTGGGATTGCAACTTTAATTGGGGGTAATTTGAGTGATGATGGGGCAAACCAAGGTATTTCTATGATTGTCTATTTCATAACCATTTTCTTTTCAGGAGTTATGTTAGATCCGAGATTATACGAAAGTGTAGGAAGCGCAAGATATTTCACTTATTTTATAGCTTTAAAATATCCAGTTGCAATCTTATTATTTTCTCAATATAAAGATGGAAATTGAAATGATGCTGGATTTAATACTGGAAGGTGAAATCCCTTGGAAGATGCTAAATTTCATGATTTTACAAGTACATGACAACCAGTTTTAGGTTCGTTATTAATAGTAATAGCATTATTTGTAATATCTGCATTAACATTTAAGTGAAATAAAAAAAGATAATATGTTTTAAAACATATGTAAAAAATTGAGTTAGATAAAAATATGCTATAATTTTCACAAGAGGGCTTTATGTTAAATAAGAAAATATATAGTATAGATGAAAACTTAAAACTAAACACTGATAAGATTTATTTTACTAAATCAATAAGAAGTTGCGCTCATGAATACATATCTATGGATATAAGAGATAATCATTATAAATGTACCAATGAGGGTTGTTGAATGAAATTTTGGATTAGAACTAAAATAGATTTTTATGTATTTCAACATCGCATAGTTAAAGACTTCGATTTTGATTTATCTGAAAAAAATTATATAAAAAGACTTAAATTGGAAATTAAAAATGCTAAAAATGCTAAAAAATTAAAAGAAAAAGAGCTTAGAAATAAAACTTTAATTAAACTCTTATAAAAGAGTTTTTTTTATATATTCATTAATACTAATTATAATATTTGAGGTGAGAATATGACAAAAGTATATTACTACAATAGTTTAAACAAAATTTTATTGAATTTAGATGATTCTATTTGTTTATTTGCGAATTTTAATAATTGATATAACTATGAAAATTTGCAAATAGAGCAATTAAAAAAATATGCTAAATCTTATGGCTTAAAAACAACATTGTTATTACCTATAAATAGTGAATCTCAAAATAAAATTTGAAATAATAAAAATATTGTAAAATTAGCAAAAAACTTAAAAATAGATCAACTTGTTTTTTATTATGTAAATTTTGTTGTTAATAGTTTTTCTGAAGATGACATACTTAATAATTTTAAAAATACTTTATCTATAAAAAAAATACTTATAACTAGTGATTATCAAAACGCTTATTGAGAAATTTTAAATAGAAGATTTTTCGAAAAAAAGTGAGAAAAAAATTGTATTATATTTAAAAGTGAGCAATTTAAAGACGATTATAAAAGAATATATAAAAAATTAAAAGAAAGTGATTTTAATGGTTTTAAAAATTTAACTGGTTTTGATTATGAGATAAGTGGAATTATATCCGAAGGAAAAAAAATAGGAAGAACAATAGGGTATCCAACAATAAACATCCTAATTGAAGATGATCTTCCTTTAACTTATGGGGTTTATGGGGTTGAAACATATTTTGAACAATTAGATAAAACTTTTTTAGGTGCTGCTATGTATTGAAAAAACGATTTAAATCAAAAAGTTTTAGAAGTATATATACTTGATTTTGATAAAGATGTATACGGATGATCGGTTGATATAAAATTATTAGAAAAAATAAGAAATCCAATAAAAATAACTTCATTAGAAGATTTAAAAAAAATAATTAAAAATGATGTAGATCAAATAAAAAAAATATGAAGAAGATAATTATAGAAGAAGGTATATTATGAATGATAAGTTTTATTTAGGTAGTCATGTGGGTATGAATGCAAAAGGTAAGTATTTAATTGGTAGTGCACAAGAAGCTATAGATAATGGGGCAAATACATTAATGTTTTTTACAGGAGCACCACAAAATACAATTAGAACAGAAACTAATAAATTAAATATCAAAGAATTCAAAGAATTATTAAAAAATAACAATATTGATATAACCAAAACACTTTGTCATGGCCCTTATACAATTAATTTAGCAAATACAGTTAAAAAAGAAACATATGAATTAGGAGTTAGACTTTTAAAAGAAGAACTTTTAAGATTAGAAGCAATAGGAGTGCATCTTGTCGTATTGCATCCAGGAGCAGCTGTTGGAGCAGAAAGAAAAGTAGCTTTAGATAGTGTTGCTAAAGGTTTAAATGAAGTTTATGATCAATTGCCAAACTGTCCTGTAAAAATTGCTTTAGAAACTATGAGCGGAAAAGGTACAGAAGTTTGTATTACATTTGAAGAAATAAAATATGTTTTAAATCAAGTTAAAAGAAAAGAAATGGTAGGGGTTTGTTTTGATACTTGTCATATGCATGATGCTGGGTATGATATAAAGAATAATTTCGATAATGTAGTTGATGATTTTGATAAATTAATTGGATTAGATAAATTATTAGCTATTCATTTAAATGATTCAAAAAATATAATTAATGGGCACAAGGATAGACATGAAAATATAGGTTATGGATATATTGGTTTTAAATCTTTATCTAATATAGTTCATAATCCTTTATTCAAAGAAATACCAATCATTTTAGAAACTCCTTGAATTAATGGAGTAACTAGTCCGTACAAAAAAGAAATAGAAATGTTAAAAGAAAATAAATTTGTTAATAACTTTGGCATGGATATAATTACAGATTAAAAAAATGAACTTTATAAATAAGTTCTTTTTTCAATATCATTGAGTTATTTAATTTTTCAATATACTTCTTATTTTTTTGTTATAGTCTACCATTATTTTTTTAATTAATAGTTTTAATATTGAAAATAGGATTAATGAAGAATCAACTCACAAAGCACATTTATCACTATGCTATTCCATCTCATTAATATCTATTTGATAATCTTTAAAAATAATATCTATAATAGCTTTGTAATTTTCTAAACATATTTTTTCTAATGTCATAAATACATCATTATAACAAAATATTTTTTGAAATTTACTAATATTATAAAAAAGATTTCCTTTATTTTTCGATCAAATAATTTTTCAAAATTTTAATTGTTTAATAAATGAAATAAACTCTTCAAGTCACTTAAATCTCTTATTTATAATAACTCGCAGGTTTTTATCATTTTATAAGTTTTATATTAATTTTTTTAAAAAAACATTTTTATAAAAATTAATATTTTTTTTTATTATAAGGTAAAATTACTATTAAGAATAGGTGAAAATTAAATGAAAAAAATTTTAACTTTATTATCATCGTTAGGTTTGATATTAACTAGCGCTGCTCCAAGTATAATTTCTTGTAAAGCACTTCCTGTTAATAGAGATTTTAAAGATGTCGCTTCAGTAGAAGCGTTATGAGATACAAAAATAGTAAAAACCATTTCATTAACCTCTGTAAGTGATGTTAGTGATAAAGGGGTCATTTTAAAATTAAATAAATTAGCTAAAAAAATAAAAGAACTTGTAGAATATCGTTTAAGTCCAGGAACGGTTGAAGATTTTAAAAGTAAAAAACCAAAATTTGAAATAAGATATTTGGATAATCAATTAGGGATTGGAGATCCTGAATTAGAAGATAATATTGAATCTTCAAAAAATATCACAACAATAGTTAATAATTTATATGATAAATATGGCGAAAATGGCAATTTTGAATTAAAAATGAGTTTCATATTAATGATTGATAATGACGCAACAGGAAAAGAAACTGGCAAAGTCTCAAAATATAAAGGTTTAAAATTTTTTTTAACAAGCAAAGCATCATTTGAATATGATAGAGAAACAAAAAAATTTACATCAAATAGTAAGTATAAAAAGTATAAAAATAGTCAAGAAGCAATAACAGAAAAATCTGATTTAAAAAAAATTAATAAATTAGAAGAAAATCAAATGGAACCAAACAAAACAGCTTTTACAGAGTTGACAGATGGTATTTTATATTTAGATGATGACCAATATTACAATGATAACGTTGATAATATTCAAAATAGTTTAATAAAAAATGAGAGTTATGTAACTGGTTGAATATATAAAAGTTTACTTAGAAAAATTGATGAATCAAATTACAATAATTATATTTATCAATTTTACAGTCAAAAAGATATAAATGTTGTTAATGATGAGGAATGAGAAAGTTATACAATTAAAAATATATTGAATTATGAATTAAATTATTGAAAAAAAACTAGTTCTGATTCATCGGATAAAAGTTTTGAATCAAGAGTTTTGGGAAAAAATCCTAAAGATCCAAGTTCTGATGAGGCAAATCAACTTAATAATTTAGCTTCAAAAGGCGAAGCTATGTTTGAAATATTAGACCAAAAAATTAGAGTTAAAACAAGTGTTGTATGAGAAGAAAAAGCAACCTAATAAAAAATTCTTAGAACCTTAATTTATTAAGGTTTTTTTATTTTATTACTATTTAATTATCTTAAAGATAATTTGCTATAATTATAGATATAACAAAAAGGATAAAATGGAAAAAAGCGTATCTTATTTAAAAAAACAAAGAAGAAATACAGTTCAAATTTTATACAAAGTTTCACTTTTAAATGAACAAATAGACAAAATAAAACAAGAACTATTAGATAATACTCAATTTGAAGAAATAAATGATGATTTATCTGCGTATATAACAAATGTTTTAAATCAGTTTGATGATTTAAAACAAGAACTAAAAAAATACATTCCAAGTAACTGATCGTGAGAGAGATTACCTAATATGATTAAAGCGATTCTGATATCAAGTGCATTTGAAATTATAAATAATATAAATCCAAAAGGTATAGTTATAAATGAATCACTAGACATGGTCAGAGAGTTTTTACCTAGCTGAGACACAAACTTCGTGAATGCTATTTTAGATAAATTAAATTAACTAAAAAAGGAGTAAAGTTATGAAAATAAATAAATTTGATGAACTAAAAGAAATCTTAAATACTTATAAAAATAACTTTACACAAAATTTTAAAAAGCAATTAGCAATTAAGTTTGAAGAAAACGTGGTGCCTAACAATATTTCAAATTTAAAAATTGATTTTTTTAATTATTTAAGTTTCAATTTTGTAAATAGTTTTTTAAGTCAGTTTAACAAAGATAATTTTAGTTTGTTAGAAGAATATTTTAATAGTTCACAAAAAAAATTAGAAAATAGATTAATAAAAAAAATAATTATTGTAACTGCTAAAAAAATAGAAAGAGATAATAAAATAATAATTGATTTTTCTAATGCTTTAATGAGATTTAATTTCAACTTGAAAATAAAAAATATCGATTGATATGGTGAAGAATTTTTTTATAAAGATATTTTAAAATATGAAAGTTTAAAAACAATACAACAAAAGTTTAAAACTAGTTTTTTCAAATTAGATTTTGAATCTCTAACTGATAAATTAGTTCAAAGTATTGATAAAGTTAAAGTTGAAGAGTTGTGAAAAGATTTTTTTATAAAAAAAATCATGAGTTCATTAGAGAAGTTTATGTTTATACCAATAAGTTTAGAAAATTCTCATGCATTTGAAATCGAAACAAAAGTTTTAAAAGATTTAGATCAAAGTACAATGATTATTTTTATAAATAATGTAGAATTTGATGATCTTTATAAAACAAGTTTTTTAAATAGTCAAAAGTTATTTGAAAATATAATTAGATTAGACGTTCCTGTATTTACTATTGGAACATATAAGGATTTAAATTTAATAAATATTGTAAGTAAAAAAAACTTTGATAATGAGTATGTATTTTTATCAGATTTTAATAATATTTATGGAACAAAAGAAGAAAAAGTTTTTGAAGAAAAAGAAAATACAAATACATTAAATATGTATTGAGATGATATTTTATCATCTAAGCAAGAAGATGAAGAAGATTTATTTTCAGAAGAAATAATAAATCAAAAAAATAATGAAGATTTATTGAAGACGGAAGCATTTGAAGAAACAAATAATTTAATAGAAGAAAAAGAAAAAAATAATACTTTAAAAAGTTTTTTTAGTCTTTTTTTTAACGATTATATTAGTGAGGGTGAAGAAATTATACTAGAAAATTTAGAAAAATATAAAAGTATGTTATTAAATTTTAATAATATGTTTATAGAATTTTGAAATAAAGTAG from Spiroplasma tabanidicola includes the following:
- a CDS encoding ABC transporter ATP-binding protein codes for the protein MSLIEVKDITKKYKDKIIFENISFSVNEGESVAILGKNGAGKTTLVEIIAQMAKPSKGEAVINIDNNLKQEIGIQFQEGNWPSGLCAKDIIDFYLTVFDNFNKENFEKLNHTFEIMEFYKTPLSKLSGGQKQRFNALLSVINDPKLIILDELTTGLDMELQFKILSYFQEKIKDKKTLIIVSHHPEEVERLCNRIIIIDNKKILMDKKIDQVTKEFKSVRNLMEKFYKGDFDEK
- a CDS encoding ABC transporter permease, with the translated sequence MKNKTDNQKNYKVIFKHKKKLLVFKQLFKLIAKAFFKNVRGPLFSYVIPIFFTTIFYFLFSGQITTNKGSAILGYIALPCLTILTSLSASIVEWKNSVFLKRIDTTGISKKNFIFCIWSFYFLVSWSGVFLEILAGLAIGRNDVIELYKNLDWGYFILAISLITLMAIGIATLIGGNLSDDGANQGISMIVYFITIFFSGVMLDPRLYESVGSARYFTYFIALKYPVAILLFSQYKDGNWNDAGFNTGRWNPLEDAKFHDFTSTWQPVLGSLLIVIALFVISALTFKWNKKR
- a CDS encoding riboflavin kinase — encoded protein: MTKVYYYNSLNKILLNLDDSICLFANFNNWYNYENLQIEQLKKYAKSYGLKTTLLLPINSESQNKIWNNKNIVKLAKNLKIDQLVFYYVNFVVNSFSEDDILNNFKNTLSIKKILITSDYQNAYWEILNRRFFEKKWEKNCIIFKSEQFKDDYKRIYKKLKESDFNGFKNLTGFDYEISGIISEGKKIGRTIGYPTINILIEDDLPLTYGVYGVETYFEQLDKTFLGAAMYWKNDLNQKVLEVYILDFDKDVYGWSVDIKLLEKIRNPIKITSLEDLKKIIKNDVDQIKKIWRR
- a CDS encoding deoxyribonuclease IV translates to MNDKFYLGSHVGMNAKGKYLIGSAQEAIDNGANTLMFFTGAPQNTIRTETNKLNIKEFKELLKNNNIDITKTLCHGPYTINLANTVKKETYELGVRLLKEELLRLEAIGVHLVVLHPGAAVGAERKVALDSVAKGLNEVYDQLPNCPVKIALETMSGKGTEVCITFEEIKYVLNQVKRKEMVGVCFDTCHMHDAGYDIKNNFDNVVDDFDKLIGLDKLLAIHLNDSKNIINGHKDRHENIGYGYIGFKSLSNIVHNPLFKEIPIILETPWINGVTSPYKKEIEMLKENKFVNNFGMDIITD
- a CDS encoding transcription antitermination factor NusB; protein product: MEKSVSYLKKQRRNTVQILYKVSLLNEQIDKIKQELLDNTQFEEINDDLSAYITNVLNQFDDLKQELKKYIPSNWSWERLPNMIKAILISSAFEIINNINPKGIVINESLDMVREFLPSWDTNFVNAILDKLN